CCAGATGCCGTAAGCCTCCGAGGGCAAAAGCATTTGCGGGAATTGATGAACGTGGTTTTGCAGGGCGAACGCGCGGTGCTGCTGTTTACAGTGTTGCATTCGGCTATTACCCAAGTCTCCCCGGCACGCCACATCGATGCAAAATATGCGCAATTGTTATCAGAGGCGCAACAGTGTGGAGTCGAACTTCTTGCTTATAAGGCTGAACTTTCTGCAAGTGGGTTAACTCTAATTTCGCCGTTGCCTGTCCATTTATAATTTTTACTTAATAAAGAGCAGTTAACGTTTGTCTGTTTTGTGTGCTGGCGGCTCGCGTAAATACGCTTTTCTTCACAGGCTTGTCAAGAGAGGAATTTATATAATTGCCATCCTGAAAAGCATCTGCTATTTATAGCGGCCTGATTTTCCCCCGACCAGGGGACCGATAGTGCGTGTTAAGGAGAAACAACATGCAAGAAGGGCAAAAGCGTAAAACATCGTCCCTGAGTATCCTCGCCATCGCTGGGGTGGAGCCATATCAGGAGAAAACGGGCGAAGAATATATGAACGAAGCCCAGCTGTCGCACTTCAAGCGTATTCTTGAAGCCTGGCGTAGCCAACTTATGGATGAAGTTGATCGCACGGTAACGCATATGCAGGACGAAGCAGCAAACTTCCCGGACCCGGTTGACCGTGCAGCCCAGGAAGAAGAGTTCAGCCTCGAACTGCGTAACCGTGACAGGGAACGTAAACTGATCAAGAAAATCGAGAAGACCCTCAAGAAAGTAGAAGACGAAGATTTCGGTTTCTGCGAATCCTGTGGTGTTGAAATCGGCATCCGCCGTCTCGAAGCTCGCCCGACAGCTGATTTGTGCATTGACTGTAAAACGTTGGCAGAAATTCGCGAAAAACAAATGGCTGGCTAACGGCCCGCAATTTCACCACTTTCAAAGGCGGGAGACTCTCCCGCCTTATTCATTTGTAGGCTCATGACAGCTCCTCACTACATTGGACGTTTTGCTCCCTCGCCTTCTGGTGAACTCCATTTTGGTTCACTGATTGCCGCGCTTGGTAGTTATCTGCAAGCTCGCGCGCAGCAGGGCCAATGGCTGGTTCGCATTGAAGATATCGACCCACCTCGTGAAATCCCTGGCGCCGCTACCACGATTTTGCAGCAGTTAGAGCATTATGGTTTGCACTGGGATGGTGAAGTTTTGTGGCAATCCCAACGACACGAAGCCTATCGCGAAGCCCTTTCCTTCTTGCAGCAGCAAGGTTTGAGTTATTACTGCACCTGCACCCGCAGCCGCATTCAGCAAATCGGCGGTTACTACGACGGTCATTGCCGCACGCTAAATCATGGGCCAGAGAATGCCGCATTACGGTTTGTGCAACATCATCCGGTATTAAGTTTTGCCGATAAACTGCACGGAAAATTAATTGCCGATGAAAAACTGGCCCGTGAAGATTTCATCATTCATCGCCGTGATGGGTTATTTGCCTATAATCTTGCTGTGGTCGTGGACGATAATTTTCAGGGTGTGAGTGAAATTGTACGCGGCGCAGATTTAATTGAGCCGACGGTACGACAAATTTCGCTGTATCAACAGTTTGGCTGGGCGGTACCTGATTACGTCCATTTGCCGCTGGTGCTCAACGAGAATGGCGCCAAGTTATCGAAGCAAAATCATGCGCCAGCCCTACCACAGGGCGATCCACGTCCGGTTATTCATGCAGCGCTGGCATTTTTGAACCAACCAGAAATTGCTGGCTGGCAAGATTTAACGCTGAGTGAGTTACTCAGTCTGGCGGTGCAAAATTGGTCGCTGCAGGCTGTAGGAGCAGGCTCTTCGTGAATACGTCATTCTCAAATGCCACGCACTGAGCTATGATTAGCCGCTGTTTTTTTTGTCCCTATGATTGACACTGCCGAGGTGTACTATTTTTACCCGAGTCGCTAATTTTTGCCGCAAGGTGCTTAACCGCGATGACGTCGTGGTCGAGGAGAGTGAAGATCTCCCGCAAATCACGGTAATTCCGCGTGACCAGCACGCTCTGTCCCGCAAAGATATCAGTGAAAATGCCCTCAAGGTGCTCTATCGTCTGAACAAAGCAGGCTACGAGGCTTACCTCGTGGGCGGCGGTGTCCGTGACCTGTTGCTCGGTAAACAGCCGAAAGACTTTGATGTCACCACCAGCGCCACGCCGGATCAAGTGCGTAAACTGTTCCGCAACTGCCGTCTGGTTGGCCGTCGCTTCCGCCTGGCGCATGTCATGTTTGGGCCGGAAATCATCGAAGTCGCGACTTTCCGTGGTCACCACGAAGAGCAAAAGTCTGATAAACAGACATCGCAGACCGGTCAGAACGGCATGCTGCTTCGCGATAACATCTTTGGTTCTATCGAAGAAGATGCTCAGCGCCGCGATTTCACTATCAACAGCCTGTATTACAGCGTGGCTGATTTCTCAGTTCGCGATTATGTCGGTGGCCTGCGTGATTTACGCAATGGTGTCATCCGTCTGATTGGCGATCCTGAAACACGCTATCGTGAAGATCCGGTTCGCATGCTGCGTGCTGTGCGCTTTGCCGCGAAGCTGAATATGACGATCAGCCCGGAAACAGGCGAGCCCATTCCGCGTTTAGCCACCTTGATCAATGACGTCCCTCCAGCTCGTTTGTTTGAAGAGTCACTGAAACTTCTGCAAGCCGGCCACGGTTACGAGACGTATGAATTGCTGCGTGAATATCAGCTCTTCCAGCCGTTATTCCCGACCATCACCCGCTACTTTACCGAGCAGGGTGACAGCCCAATGGAGCGCATGATCGCTCAGGTGCTGAAGAATACCGATAACCGCATTCAGAACGATATGCGCGTTAATCCAGCCTTCTTGTTCTCTGCTATTTTCTGGTATCCGCAACTGGAGATGGCTCAAAAGCTGACCCAGGAAAGCGGGCTTGCCTATATGGACGCCTTCGCGTTAGCGATGAACGAAGTGCTGGACGAAGCCTGCCGTGCGCTGGCTATTCCAAAACGTATCACCACTCTGGTTCGTGACATCTGGGGCCTGCAGCTTCGTCTGTCACGTCGTCAGGGCAAACGCGCATGGAAGTTAATGGAGCATCCTAAATTCCGCGCAGCGTATGATTTGCTGGCACTGCGTGCTGAAGTGGAAAATAACCAGGAATTACTGCGCCTGACCAAATGGTGGGGTGAGTTC
The nucleotide sequence above comes from Buttiauxella selenatireducens. Encoded proteins:
- the dksA gene encoding RNA polymerase-binding protein DksA; amino-acid sequence: MQEGQKRKTSSLSILAIAGVEPYQEKTGEEYMNEAQLSHFKRILEAWRSQLMDEVDRTVTHMQDEAANFPDPVDRAAQEEEFSLELRNRDRERKLIKKIEKTLKKVEDEDFGFCESCGVEIGIRRLEARPTADLCIDCKTLAEIREKQMAG
- the pcnB gene encoding polynucleotide adenylyltransferase PcnB codes for the protein MFTRVANFCRKVLNRDDVVVEESEDLPQITVIPRDQHALSRKDISENALKVLYRLNKAGYEAYLVGGGVRDLLLGKQPKDFDVTTSATPDQVRKLFRNCRLVGRRFRLAHVMFGPEIIEVATFRGHHEEQKSDKQTSQTGQNGMLLRDNIFGSIEEDAQRRDFTINSLYYSVADFSVRDYVGGLRDLRNGVIRLIGDPETRYREDPVRMLRAVRFAAKLNMTISPETGEPIPRLATLINDVPPARLFEESLKLLQAGHGYETYELLREYQLFQPLFPTITRYFTEQGDSPMERMIAQVLKNTDNRIQNDMRVNPAFLFSAIFWYPQLEMAQKLTQESGLAYMDAFALAMNEVLDEACRALAIPKRITTLVRDIWGLQLRLSRRQGKRAWKLMEHPKFRAAYDLLALRAEVENNQELLRLTKWWGEFQVATPPAQKDMLDVLGDEPAVRRRHRRPRKRAPRSGGSA